From the genome of Ziziphus jujuba cultivar Dongzao chromosome 6, ASM3175591v1, one region includes:
- the LOC107434539 gene encoding putative disease resistance protein RGA3 has protein sequence MAEAFLNVVLENLNNLIQKELGLLQGVNKEMGKLSSTLSTICAVLEDAEEKQYKDKAIENWLLKLRDASYELDDILDEFSMEAPQLGSKDKRSKWTKKVQASFMSYFHPMNFIFRYKTANRMKEVFDRLDGIANERMKFHLHEIVEDRHIKVRERRQTGPIITQPQVYGREEDKEKIVDFLVGKAIDFEEVSIYPIVGLGVMGKTTLAQFVFNDKRVTEHFQLKIWICVSDDFDVKRLMREIIESGNGKACDALEMDPLQRNLQEMLKNKRFLVVLDDVWNDDQEEWDKLKYVLSCGSRGSSIVVTTRLQKVASIMGTTQMHHLSTISEDDCWLLFKQRAFGNMNEERPNLVKIGKKIVKKCGGVPLAAKSLGGLMRFKREENEWLYVMESEIWNLPQDENSILPALKLSYFHLPLELRQCFVFCAIFPKDHKIKKDHLIYLWMANGFISSKGDMEVEKIGNEICNELYWRSFFQDVEEDKFGTIQNFKMHDLVHDLAQFIVKDEYRYAEADGSINMSRRVRHVTCNYTSKPTCITPCGLDYVEFLRTFLILRNHKLDFNALKLPSHWNFRSIRAFDSTFFELTSISPLIKKAKHLRYLSLSNTRIKRLPNSILSLKNLQTLDLSFCSALKKLPKHLSSLTNLRHLNIKGCYSLSHMPPNIRQLTCLKTLTCFIVSKRSGCHLDELQGLDLGGYLEITNLEKVGRPMDAKRANLARKRNLKELHLSWKSRGRNGKVESQKDFEKILEALEPPPGLTILKITDYKGRSFPNWLGSAVLVNLVHITLLNCKNCLKLPNLKKLPSLKSLGICGMDFVQFMDNESCDGELVVGFMSLESLYICALPNLERLSREEGRDMFPFLSRIHIHDCPKLSLPCLPSVRQLQVI, from the coding sequence ATGGCTGAAGCTTTTCTTAACGTTGTGCTTGAGAATCTGAACAACCTGATACAAAAAGAGTTAGGATTGCTTCAAGGTGTAAACAAAGAGATGGGGAAACTCTCTAGCACTCTCTCGACAATTTGTGCCGTGCTTGAAGATGCTGAGGAGAAACAATACAAAGACAAAGCCATAGAAAATTGGTTGCTGAAACTTAGAGATGCTTCTTATGAGCTAGATGACATCTTGGACGAGTTTTCAATGGAGGCCCCTCAATTGGGATCCAAAGATAAGCGCTCTAAATGGACCAAAAAGGTGCAAGCTTCTTTCATGTCCTATTTCCATccaatgaattttatttttcgttATAAGACTGCAAATAGGATGAAAGAGGTTTTTGATAGATTAGATGGAATTGCAAATGAGAGAATGAAGTTTCACTTGCATGAGATTGTTGAAGATAGACATATAAAAGTGAGAGAGAGACGCCAAACTGGTCCAATTATTACTCAACCTCAAGTTTATGGTAGAGAAGAAGACAAGGAAAAAATAGTTGATTTTCTTGTAGGAAAAGCAATTGATTTTGAGGAAGTTTCGATCTACCCTATTGTGGGCTTAGGGGTTATGGGAAAGACGACGCTGGCTCAGTTTGTTTTCAATGACAAGAGGGTCACTGAGCATTTTCAACTTAAAATTTGGATATGTGTTTCTGATGATTTTGATGTGAAGAGGTTGATGAGAGAAATCATAGAATCTGGTAATGGAAAAGCTTGTGATGCATTGGAAATGGATCCTCTACAAAGAAACCTTCAAGAAATGCTGAAAAACAAGAGGTTTTTGGTTGTTTTAGATGACGTTTGGAATGATGATCAAGAAGAATGGGATAAATTGAAATATGTTCTGTCTTGTGGCTCAAGGGGTTCTTCTATTGTTGTAACTACTCGTCTCCAAAAGGTTGCATCGATCATGGGAACGACTCAAATGCATCATTTGTCAACTATATCTGAAGAtgattgttggttgttgttcaaACAACGTGCATTTGGAAATATGAATGAAGAAAGACCAAATCTTGTGAAAATTGGAAAGAAAATAGTAAAGAAGTGTGGGGGTGTGCCACTAGCTGCAAAGTCTCTAGGAGGTTTGATGCGCTTCAAAAGGGAGGAGAATGAGTGGCTTTATGTAATGGAGAGTGAAATATGGAACTTACCACAAGATGAGAATTCTATCTTGCCTGCTTTGAAATTGAGCTACTTCCATCTTCCATTGGAATTGAGACAATGCTTCGTTTTCTGTGCCATATTTCCCAAGGATCATAAAATTAAGAAGGACCATTTGATTTATCTTTGGATGGCTAATGGTTTTATTTCTTCTAAAGGAGATATGGAGGTGGAAAAGATTGGCAATGAGATATGCAATGAATTATATTGGCGGTCATTTTTTCAAGATGTTGAGGAAGATAAATTTGGTACCATTCAGAATTTCAAAATGCATGATCTTGTGCATGATCTTGCCCAATTTATTGTCAAGGATGAATATCGCTATGCGGAGGCTGATGGCTCAATTAATATGTCAAGAAGAGTTCGACATGTGACATGTAACTACACCAGTAAGCCAACTTGTATCACACCTTGTGGTCTAGATTATGTCGAATTCTTGAGAACTTTTTTGATCTTAAGGAACCATAAGCTAGATTTTAATGCACTCAAGCTGCCTTCTCATTGGAATTTTCGTTCGATCCGAGCCTTTGATTCTACTTTCTTTGAACTAACATCCATATCGCCTTTGATCAAGAAGGCAAAACATCTACGGTATTTGAGCCTTTCAAATACTAGAATTAAAAGGCTTCCAAATTCAATCTTGTCCCTTAAAAATCTGCAGACTTTAGATTTGAGTTTTTGTTCTGCTCTCAAGAAGCTGCCTAAGCACTTGAGCAGTTTAACAAATCTTCGTCATCTCAACATCAAAGGCTGTTATTCATTATCTCATATGCCTCCCAACATTAGGCAACTTACTTGTTTGAAGACTTTAACATGTTTCATTGTGAGTAAAAGAAGCGGTTGTCACTTGGATGAACTACAAGGACTAGACCTAGGAGGTTATCTGGAAATCACAAACCTTGAGAAAGTGGGAAGGCCTATGGATGCAAAAAGAGCCAATTTGGCAAGGAAAAGGAATCTCAAAGAGTTGCACTTGTCCTGGAAATCCCGGGGTAGAAATGGTAAAGTTGAGTCTCAGAAAGACTTTGAGAAGATACTCGAAGCTCTTGAACCTCCTCCAGGTTTAACCATTTTGAAGATAACAGATTATAAAGGTAGGTCTTTCCCAAACTGGCTGGGCAGTGCAGTGCTTGTAAATTTAGTCCATATCACTCTCCTAAATTGTAAAAACTGTCTAAAACTTCCAAACCTCAAGAAACTTCCATCTTTGAAAAGTCTGGGAATATGTGGTATGGATTTTGTGCAGTTTATGGACAATGAATCCTGTGATGGAGAGCTAGTAGTAGGTTTCATGAGCTTGGAATCTCTCTATATCTGTGCTTTACCAAATCTTGAAAGATTGTCAAGAGAGGAAGGAAGAGATATGTTCCCCTTTCTTTCTAGAATTCACATCCATGACTGTCCAAAACTTTCCTTACCCTGTCTTCCTTCAGTCAGACAATTACAAGTCATATAA
- the LOC107434562 gene encoding putative disease resistance protein RGA3 codes for MAEAFLKVVLETLNNLIQKEFGLLRGVNKEMEKLSSTLSTICAVLEDAEEKQYKDKAIENWLLKLRDASYELDDILDEFSMEAPQLGFKEKSSKLTKKVQASFMSCFHPMNVIFRYQIANRMKEVFDRLDGIANERMKFHFHEIVEDRHIKVRERRQTGPIITQPQVYGREEDKEKIVNFLVGKAIDFEYVSIYPIVGLGGMGKTTLAQLVFNDNRVNMHFELKIWICVSDDFDVKRLIRAIIESVSGKTCDALEMDPLQRKLQEMLQNKRFLVVLDDVWNEDEEEWDKLKYVMSCGSKGCSIIVTTRLQKVASIMGTIPMHHLSSLSEDDCWLLFKQRAFGNMNEERPNLVKIGKKIVKKCGGVPLAAKALGGLMHFKREENEWLFVMESEIWNLPQDENSILPALKLSYFHLPLELRQCFVFCAIYPKDHKIKKDHLIYLWMANGFISSKGDMEVEQIGNEICNELYWRSFFQDAEEDEFGSIQNFKMHDLVHDLAQSIVKDEYRYVEADGSIDMSRRVRHVTCNYNSKPTCVIPCGLDYVEFLRTFLILRDTKLDFNALKLPSHWNFRSIRAFDSNFFELTSISPLIKKAKHLRYLNLSYTGIRRLPNSILSLKNLQTMDLSFCDALKKLPKHLSRLTNLRHLNIKECRSLSHMPPNIRQLTYLKTLTFFIVSKRRGCHLDELQGLDLGGYLEIRNLEKVGMPMDAKRANLARKRNLKELDLSWTSQGRNGEVESQKDVEKILEALEPPPGLTILKITNYKGGSFPKWLSNTMLENLVHITLLNCKNCLKLPNLKKLPYLKSLGIYDMDFVQFMDNESCDEELVGGFVSLDSLYISALPNLEKLSRDEGIDFFPCLSKIRVEDCPKLSLPCLPSVRQLEVTECNKVLFESISNLHGLTYLDIDGNNDMSFFPGGMLQNLPNLQSLEFMRLANFRALRSLPEWFGNFESLQEFHIERCPRLTCLPMSIQSLTKLQKLYLISCPELEERCKETGEDRQKISHIPEVYKAFLFTNRYREYKFWLQLERLN; via the exons ATGGCTGAAGCTTTCCTTAAAGTTGTGCTTGAGACTCTGAACAATCTGATTCAGAAAGAGTTTGGATTGCTTCGTGGTGTaaacaaagagatggagaaacTCTCTAGCACTCTCTCAACAATTTGTGCGGTGCTTGAAGATGCTGAAGAGAAACAATACAAAGACAAAGCCATAGAAAATTGGTTGCTGAAACTAAGAGATGCTTCTTATGAGCTAGATGACATCCTGGACGAGTTTTCAATGGAGGCCCCTCAATTGGGATTCAAAGAAAAAAGCTCGAAATTGACCAAAAAGGTACAAGCTTCTTTCATGTCCTGTTTCCATCCAATGAATGTTATTTTTCGTTATCAGATTGCGAATAGGATGAAAGAGGTTTTCGATAGATTAGATGGAATTGCAAATGAGAGAATGAAGTTTCACTTTCATGAGATCGTTGAAGATAGACATATAAAAGTGAGAGAGAGACGCCAAACTGGTCCAATTATTACTCAACCTCAAGTTTATGGTAGAGAAGAAGACAaggaaaaaatagttaattttctTGTAGGAAAAGCAATTGATTTTGAGTACGTTTCGATCTACCCTATTGTAGGTTTAGGTGGTATGGGAAAGACTACGCTGGCTCAGCTTGTGTTCAATGACAACAGGGTCAATATGCATTTTGAACTTAAAATCTGGATATGTGTTTCTGATGATTTTGATGTGAAAAGGCTGATCAGAGCAATCATAGAATCTGTCTCGGGAAAAACTTGCGATGCATTGGAAATGGATCCTCTACAGAGAAAACTTCAAGAAATGCTGCAAAACAAGAGGTTTTTGGTTGTTTTAGATGATGTATGGaatgaagacgaagaagaatGGGACAAATTGAAGTATGTTATGTCATGTGGCTCAAAGGGTTGTTCTATTATTGTCACTACTCGTCTCCAAAAGGTTGCATCGATTATGGGAACGATTCCAATGCATCATCTATCAAGTTTATCTGAAGAtgattgttggttgttgttcaaACAACGTGCATTTGGAAATATGAATGAAGAAAGACCAAATCTTGTGAAAATTGGAAAGAAAATAGTAAAGAAGTGTGGGGGCGTGCCGCTAGCAGCAAAGGCTTTAGGAGGTTTGATGCACttcaaaagggaagaaaatgagTGGCTTTTTGTGATGGAGAGTGAAATATGGAACTTACCACAAGATGAGAATTCTATCTTGCCTGCTTTGAAATTGAGCTACTTTCATCTTCCATTGGAGTTGAGGCAATGCTTCGTTTTCTGTGCTATATATCCCAAGGATCATAAAATTAAGAAGGACCATTTGATTTATCTTTGGATGGCTAACGGTTTTATTTCTTCTAAAGGAGATATGGAGGTAGAACAGATTGGCAATGAGATATGTAATGAATTATATTGGCGATCGTTTTTTCAAGATGCCGAGGAAGATGAATTTGGTAGCATTCAGAATTTCAAAATGCACGATCTTGTGCATGATCTAGCCCAATCTATTGTCAAGGATGAATATCGCTATGTGGAGGCTGATGGCTCAATTGATATGTCAAGAAGAGTTCGACATGTGACGTGTAACTACAACAGTAAGCCAACTTGTGTCATACCTTGTGGTCTAGATTATGTCGAATTCTTGAGAACTTTTTTGATCTTAAGGGACACTAAGCTAGATTTTAATGCACTCAAGCTGCCTTCTCATTGGAATTTTCGTTCGATCCGAGCCTTTGATTCTAATTTCTTTGAACTAACATCCATATCGCCTTTGATCAAGAAGGCAAAACATCTACGGTATTTGAACCTTTCATATACTGGAATTCGAAGGCTTCCAAATTCAATCTTGTCCCTTAAAAATCTGCAGACTATGGATTTGAGTTTTTGTGATGCTCTCAAGAAGCTGCCTAAGCACTTGAGCCGTTTAACAAATCTTCGTCATCTCAACATCAAAGAATGTCGTTCGTTATCTCATATGCCTCCCAACATTAGGCAACTTACTTATTTGAAGACTTTAACATTTTTCATTGTGAGTAAAAGAAGAGGTTGTCACTTGGATGAACTGCAAGGACTAGACCTAGGAGGTTATCTTGAAATCAGAAACCTTGAGAAAGTGGGAATGCCTATGGATGCAAAAAGAGCCAATTTGGCAAGGAAAAGGAATCTCAAAGAATTGGACTTGTCCTGGACATCCCAGGGTAGAAATGGTGAAGTTGAGTCTCAGAAAGACGTCGAGAAGATACTCGAAGCTCTTGAACCTCCTCCAGGTTTAACCATTTTGAAGATAACAAATTATAAAGGTGGCTCTTTCCCAAAGTGGTTGAGCAATACAATGCTTGAAAATTTAGTCCATATCACTCTCCTAAATTGTAAAAACTGTCTAAAACTTCCAAACCTCAAGAAACTTCCATATTTGAAAAGCCTGGGAATATATGATATGGATTTTGTGCAGTTTATGGACAATGAATCTTGTGATGAAGAGCTAGTAGGAGGTTTCGTGAGCTTAGATTCTCTCTATATCAGTGCTTTACCAAATCTGGAGAAGTTGTCCAGAGATGAAGGAATAGATTTTTTCCCCTGTCTTTCTAAGATTCGCGTTGAGGATTGTCCTAAACTTTCCTTACCTTGTCTTCCTTCAGTCAGACAATTAGAAGTGACAGAATGCAACAAAGTGTTATTCGAATCGATTTCCAATCTCCATGGACTTACTTATCTTGACATTGATGGAAACAATGATATGAGTTTCTTTCCTGGTGGGATGCTGCAGAATCTCCCAAATCTTCAGTCACTTGAGTTCATGAGGTTAGCTAATTTTAGAGCTCTAAGATCACTGCCTGAGTGGTTTGGAAACTTTGAATCTCTTCAAGAATTTCACATTGAAAGGTGCCCGAGATTGACATGTCTGCCAATGAGCATTCAAAGTCTCACCAAGTTGCAGAAACTGTACCTTATATCATGTCCTGAATTAGAAGAGAGATGTAAAGAAACTGGAGAAGACAGACAGAAGATTTCTCATATACCAGAGGTCTATAAGGCTTTCTTGTTCACCAACAGATACAGAGAATATAAATTTTGGCTTCAACTTGAGAG GTTGAACTAA
- the LOC107434571 gene encoding uncharacterized protein LOC107434571 isoform X2, protein MLFFRKNVREASPPNSEITSATPAAAAASSHGIEVAVEFKPVEHPTEPLDNDRPVQCPLPEPSILNDGRIWKQRVSANVRRRSDLSVMKEGESLEPEGHEMKTRPTQTNRMILPSLSAPEHNLLNLLEECNASGT, encoded by the exons AATGTGAGGGAAGCATCGCCCCCAAATTCAGAGATCACTAGTGCAACAccagctgctgctgctgcttcttCTCATGGGATTGAAGTAGCAGTGGAGTTTAAGCCAGTTGAACACCCAACTGAGCCGCTTGATAATGATAGACCAGTTCAGTGCCCATTACCTGAACCTTCAATTCTTAAT GATGGAAGAATATGGAAGCAGCGGGTATCTGCAAATGTACGAAGGAGAAGTGATTTATCAGTGATGAAAGAAGGAGAGTCACTTGAACCTGAAGGTCATGAGATGAAAACCCGACCAACACAAACCAACCGCATGATTCTACCATCTCTCAGTGCTCCTGAACATAATCTCTTAAACCTACTGGAAGAATGTAATGCATCTGGGACCTAA
- the LOC107434571 gene encoding uncharacterized protein LOC107434571 isoform X1, with protein MVGIFSRFSTNRSGHRRSQSAINVREASPPNSEITSATPAAAAASSHGIEVAVEFKPVEHPTEPLDNDRPVQCPLPEPSILNDGRIWKQRVSANVRRRSDLSVMKEGESLEPEGHEMKTRPTQTNRMILPSLSAPEHNLLNLLEECNASGT; from the exons ATGGTCGGTATTTTCTCTAGGTTTTCTACCAACAGAAGTGGTCATAGGCGCAGCCAGAGTGCGATT AATGTGAGGGAAGCATCGCCCCCAAATTCAGAGATCACTAGTGCAACAccagctgctgctgctgcttcttCTCATGGGATTGAAGTAGCAGTGGAGTTTAAGCCAGTTGAACACCCAACTGAGCCGCTTGATAATGATAGACCAGTTCAGTGCCCATTACCTGAACCTTCAATTCTTAAT GATGGAAGAATATGGAAGCAGCGGGTATCTGCAAATGTACGAAGGAGAAGTGATTTATCAGTGATGAAAGAAGGAGAGTCACTTGAACCTGAAGGTCATGAGATGAAAACCCGACCAACACAAACCAACCGCATGATTCTACCATCTCTCAGTGCTCCTGAACATAATCTCTTAAACCTACTGGAAGAATGTAATGCATCTGGGACCTAA